Proteins found in one Synechococcus sp. LA31 genomic segment:
- a CDS encoding YchJ family protein, producing MRSRYSAYALAEIDHLLRTQPSDQPLRDRRRSLETNCRQLRWRDLEILATEAGGLDDLHGTVTFAAHYSASGEPGVLRERSRFGREGGRCNGAWLYLEALELND from the coding sequence ATGCGTTCGCGCTACAGCGCCTATGCCCTGGCGGAGATCGATCACCTGCTGCGCACTCAGCCCTCAGACCAACCGCTCCGGGATCGCCGCCGCTCCTTGGAGACCAACTGCCGCCAGTTGCGCTGGCGTGACTTGGAGATTCTCGCCACCGAGGCCGGTGGGCTGGATGATCTGCACGGCACCGTGACCTTCGCGGCCCACTACAGCGCCAGCGGTGAGCCTGGTGTGTTGCGGGAACGTTCGCGCTTTGGCCGCGAAGGCGGACGATGCAATGGAGCCTGGCTCTACCTCGAGGCGCTCGAGCTCAACGATTGA
- the atpH gene encoding ATP synthase F1 subunit delta — protein MPLLNTITTPYAEAFLQVAESRKEVDEVVDQAKAVLALWHESPELRQAMASPVLEVDAKKAVLEKLFSDQLTPSFLNLLKLLADRQRIGVLDAVLDRMLELYREQRNIALANVISATALNEEQQAELSKKVQAVAGTDKLEFNLSVDPDLIGGFVVKVGSKVIDASLAGQVRRLGLALAKVS, from the coding sequence ATGCCGTTGCTCAACACGATCACCACCCCCTACGCCGAAGCCTTCCTTCAGGTGGCTGAAAGCCGCAAGGAAGTCGACGAGGTGGTCGATCAGGCCAAGGCCGTTCTCGCCCTCTGGCATGAATCCCCCGAACTGCGCCAGGCCATGGCCTCGCCGGTGCTTGAGGTGGATGCCAAGAAGGCTGTTCTCGAGAAGCTGTTCAGTGATCAGCTCACGCCTTCGTTCCTCAACCTGCTGAAGCTGCTGGCCGATCGCCAGCGCATCGGTGTTCTCGATGCGGTGCTCGATCGCATGCTCGAGCTCTACCGCGAGCAGCGCAACATCGCCCTCGCCAATGTGATCTCGGCCACTGCTCTGAATGAAGAGCAGCAAGCTGAGCTCAGCAAGAAGGTTCAGGCCGTTGCCGGTACCGACAAGCTGGAGTTCAACCTCTCGGTAGATCCTGATCTGATCGGCGGTTTCGTCGTCAAGGTTGGCTCCAAGGTGATTGACGCCAGCCTCGCGGGTCAGGTGCGTCGCCTCGGACTAGCGCTGGCCAAGGTGAGCTAG
- a CDS encoding F0F1 ATP synthase subunit gamma, protein MANLKEIRDRISSVKNTRKITEAMRLVAAAKVRRAQEQVLRSRPFADRLARILENLQTRMQFESVDAPLLESREVSTITLLAVTGDRGLCGGYNANIIKRTEQRHAELSAQGFKVDLVLIGRKVATYFQNRSSQYSIRATFMGLEQVPNAAEAGKISEEVLAEFLSGTTDRVEIIFTKFINLVSSKPVSQTLLPLDPQGIASPDDEIFRLTTRDGQLGVEKGSVANEQPSLPSDLVFEQTPEQLLNALLPLYLQNQLLRSLQEAAASELASRMTAMNNASDNAKALAKTLTLDYNKARQAAITQEILEVVGGAAAMA, encoded by the coding sequence ATGGCGAACCTCAAGGAGATCCGCGACAGGATCAGTTCCGTTAAGAACACCCGCAAGATCACCGAGGCCATGCGCCTGGTGGCCGCCGCCAAAGTGCGCCGAGCCCAGGAGCAGGTGCTGCGCAGCCGGCCGTTTGCCGACCGGCTGGCGCGGATTCTGGAAAATCTCCAGACCCGCATGCAGTTCGAATCGGTGGATGCTCCCCTGTTGGAGAGCCGCGAGGTGAGCACAATCACGCTGCTTGCCGTTACCGGTGATCGCGGGTTGTGCGGTGGCTACAACGCCAACATCATTAAGCGCACGGAGCAGCGTCACGCTGAACTCTCTGCTCAGGGCTTCAAGGTTGATTTGGTGTTGATTGGCCGCAAAGTGGCCACTTATTTCCAGAACCGCTCCAGCCAGTACTCCATTCGCGCCACCTTCATGGGGTTGGAGCAGGTGCCCAATGCTGCTGAAGCCGGCAAGATCTCGGAAGAAGTACTGGCTGAGTTTCTCTCTGGTACCACCGATCGCGTCGAGATCATCTTCACCAAGTTCATTAACTTGGTGAGCTCCAAGCCCGTGTCGCAGACCCTGTTGCCCCTGGATCCCCAGGGCATCGCCAGCCCGGATGACGAGATCTTCCGTCTCACCACCCGTGATGGTCAGCTCGGCGTGGAGAAGGGCTCGGTGGCCAACGAGCAACCTTCCCTGCCTTCCGATCTGGTGTTCGAACAGACCCCTGAGCAGCTGCTCAATGCTCTGTTGCCCCTCTATCTCCAGAACCAGCTGCTGCGCTCGCTCCAGGAAGCTGCTGCATCGGAGCTGGCCAGCCGGATGACGGCGATGAACAACGCCAGTGACAACGCCAAGGCGCTCGCCAAGACGTTGACCCTCGACTACAACAAGGCCCGCCAGGCCGCCATTACCCAGGAGATCCTGGAAGTGGTGGGCGGTGCGGCTGCCATGGCCTGA
- the atpA gene encoding F0F1 ATP synthase subunit alpha, with protein MVSIRPDEISAILKQQIADYDKSVSVSNVGTVLQIGDGIARVYGLDQVMAGELVQFEDGTEGIALNLEDDNVGAVLMGEGRGIQEGSTVKATGKIASVPVGDAMLGRVVNPLGLPIDGKGDIATSETRLIESMAPGIIQRKSVHEPMQTGITAIDAMIPIGRGQRELIIGDRQTGKTAIAIDTIINQKGEDVVCVYVAVGQKAASVANVVEVLREKGALDYTIVVAANASESAALQYLAPYTGAAIAESFMYKGKATLVIYDDLTKQAQAYRQMSLLLRRPPGREAYPGDVFYCHSRLLERAAKLSDAMGKGSMTALPIIETQAGDVSAYIPTNVISITDGQVFLSSDLFNSGLRPAINVGISVSRVGGAAQTKAIKKIAGTLKLELAQFDELAAFSQFASDLDAATQQQLARGKRLREILKQSQFSPLILAEQVAVVYAGVKGMIDEVPVESVVQFCRELREYLKSNKPDFITKIQTEKQLSDEAEAMLKDAINEVKSSMLAAA; from the coding sequence ATGGTTTCCATCCGCCCCGACGAGATCAGCGCGATCCTCAAGCAGCAGATCGCTGATTACGACAAGTCGGTCTCCGTCAGCAACGTCGGCACCGTGCTGCAGATCGGCGACGGCATTGCCCGCGTCTACGGCCTTGATCAGGTCATGGCCGGTGAGCTGGTGCAGTTCGAAGACGGCACCGAGGGCATCGCTCTGAACCTCGAAGACGACAACGTCGGCGCGGTGCTGATGGGTGAGGGCCGGGGTATCCAGGAAGGCAGCACCGTGAAGGCCACGGGAAAGATCGCCTCGGTCCCCGTGGGCGACGCCATGCTGGGCCGTGTGGTGAACCCACTGGGTCTGCCGATCGATGGCAAGGGTGACATCGCCACCAGCGAGACCCGCCTGATCGAGTCGATGGCGCCTGGAATCATCCAGCGCAAGTCGGTGCATGAGCCGATGCAGACCGGCATCACCGCCATCGACGCGATGATTCCCATCGGCCGCGGCCAGCGCGAGCTGATCATCGGCGACCGCCAGACTGGCAAGACTGCCATCGCGATCGACACGATCATCAACCAGAAGGGCGAAGACGTTGTCTGCGTCTACGTGGCCGTGGGCCAGAAGGCCGCTTCCGTGGCCAACGTGGTTGAAGTGCTGCGCGAAAAGGGCGCTCTCGATTACACCATCGTGGTGGCTGCTAACGCCTCCGAGTCGGCTGCTCTCCAGTACCTGGCTCCCTACACCGGCGCTGCCATCGCTGAGTCCTTCATGTACAAGGGCAAGGCCACGCTGGTGATCTATGACGACCTCACCAAGCAGGCTCAGGCCTATCGCCAGATGTCGCTGCTGCTGCGCCGTCCCCCCGGTCGTGAGGCCTACCCCGGCGACGTGTTCTATTGCCACAGCCGCTTGCTCGAGCGCGCCGCCAAGCTGAGCGATGCCATGGGCAAGGGTTCGATGACCGCCCTGCCGATCATCGAAACCCAGGCCGGCGACGTGTCGGCTTACATCCCCACCAACGTGATCTCGATCACGGACGGTCAGGTGTTCCTGAGCTCCGACCTGTTCAACTCCGGTCTGCGCCCCGCCATCAACGTGGGCATCTCGGTGAGCCGTGTGGGCGGTGCTGCCCAGACCAAGGCCATCAAGAAGATTGCCGGCACACTGAAGCTGGAACTGGCTCAGTTCGACGAACTGGCTGCCTTCTCCCAGTTTGCCTCCGACCTGGACGCCGCTACCCAGCAGCAGCTGGCCCGCGGTAAGCGTCTTCGCGAGATCCTCAAGCAGTCCCAGTTCAGCCCCCTAATCCTGGCTGAGCAGGTTGCTGTGGTCTACGCCGGCGTGAAGGGCATGATCGACGAAGTGCCTGTGGAGTCGGTGGTTCAGTTCTGCCGCGAACTGCGCGAGTACCTCAAGAGCAACAAGCCTGACTTCATCACCAAGATCCAAACCGAGAAGCAGCTCAGCGATGAAGCTGAAGCCATGCTCAAAGACGCCATCAACGAAGTGAAGTCGTCGATGCTGGCTGCGGCCTGA
- a CDS encoding 2Fe-2S iron-sulfur cluster-binding protein, whose product MSDTYTVVCEINGTSHSFSCSAEQTVLAAAEAAGVDLPSSCCSGVCTTCAARIHEGTVHQPDAMGVKAELQEQGYALLCVAFPRSDLKLTAGQEDALYEAQFGQYQK is encoded by the coding sequence ATGAGCGACACCTACACCGTTGTTTGCGAGATCAACGGCACCAGCCACAGTTTCAGCTGCAGCGCTGAGCAGACCGTGTTGGCTGCAGCCGAAGCGGCCGGGGTCGACCTGCCTAGCTCCTGCTGCTCCGGCGTATGCACCACTTGTGCTGCCCGTATCCATGAGGGAACCGTGCACCAGCCCGACGCCATGGGCGTGAAGGCCGAGCTACAGGAGCAGGGTTATGCGCTGCTGTGTGTGGCTTTCCCCCGCAGCGACCTCAAGCTCACCGCAGGCCAGGAAGACGCGCTCTACGAAGCCCAGTTCGGTCAGTACCAGAAGTGA
- a CDS encoding putative 2OG-Fe(II) oxygenase, whose protein sequence is MQRRLSVELLGLFPLALGRVPLRLDPWDLALLIQEVLALRGDAEGNPTPGCAWTGDINGIWQVHRLEAFTAITAEVERQAWAYLKELGFREGSVALHVQRAWPVVSEVGQVVGRHHHPNAHLSAVLYLNGDGSGRSGCLRLFPRQHSNELVTGLAVGHGGPIEADSAGGQRWNAPWVDVAPQAGLLVLFPAQTDHAVTANDDEEDVRLSLAFDLALTAPLAGPADAAPPEYLAPHPAQWTELQQRAGDPGQ, encoded by the coding sequence ATGCAGCGGCGATTGAGCGTGGAACTGCTGGGCTTGTTTCCGTTGGCGTTGGGGCGGGTGCCGTTGCGTCTGGATCCTTGGGATCTGGCGTTGTTGATTCAGGAGGTGTTGGCCTTGCGCGGCGATGCTGAGGGCAATCCCACGCCTGGCTGCGCCTGGACAGGTGACATCAACGGCATCTGGCAGGTGCATCGGTTGGAGGCTTTTACGGCGATCACGGCGGAGGTGGAGCGCCAGGCCTGGGCGTATCTGAAGGAACTCGGTTTTCGTGAAGGCAGTGTGGCGCTGCATGTGCAGCGGGCCTGGCCGGTGGTGAGTGAGGTGGGCCAGGTGGTGGGCCGGCATCACCACCCCAACGCCCATCTCAGTGCGGTGCTGTATCTCAACGGCGATGGCAGCGGGCGCAGCGGCTGCCTGCGCTTGTTTCCCCGCCAGCACAGCAACGAGCTGGTAACGGGTTTGGCGGTCGGCCATGGCGGCCCGATTGAAGCGGATTCAGCGGGTGGCCAGCGTTGGAATGCTCCCTGGGTGGATGTGGCGCCGCAGGCCGGCCTGCTGGTGCTGTTCCCCGCCCAGACGGATCACGCCGTGACGGCTAACGACGACGAGGAGGACGTGCGCCTCTCGCTGGCTTTTGATCTGGCGCTCACCGCTCCCTTGGCCGGCCCCGCTGATGCGGCCCCGCCGGAATACCTGGCTCCCCACCCGGCTCAATGGACTGAGCTGCAGCAGCGGGCCGGTGATCCAGGACAATGA
- a CDS encoding F0F1 ATP synthase subunit B encodes MTIPSLFANHGGFGLNLDLFETNIINLAIVIFALYKFLPNFLGGILERRRAIILADLKDAEERLAGATTQLAQAQKDLADAQQKAERIRADGKARAESIRLESERRTIDEMARLKQGATADMNAEAARVSNQLRREAARLAIEKALATLPGKLSPEAQAQLLSQSINTLGNA; translated from the coding sequence ATGACTATTCCTAGCCTTTTCGCCAATCACGGTGGCTTTGGTCTGAACCTCGATCTGTTCGAGACCAACATCATCAATCTGGCGATCGTCATCTTCGCTCTCTACAAGTTTCTGCCCAATTTCCTGGGCGGCATTCTTGAGCGGCGCCGGGCGATCATTCTGGCCGATCTCAAAGATGCCGAAGAGCGTCTGGCCGGTGCCACCACACAGCTCGCTCAGGCCCAGAAGGATCTTGCCGACGCGCAGCAGAAGGCTGAGCGGATCCGTGCGGATGGCAAAGCCCGTGCTGAGTCCATCCGTCTAGAGAGCGAAAGGCGCACCATCGACGAGATGGCTCGCCTCAAGCAGGGCGCAACGGCCGACATGAATGCTGAAGCCGCTCGCGTCAGCAATCAGCTCCGCCGTGAGGCCGCTCGCTTAGCGATCGAGAAGGCTCTAGCCACTCTCCCCGGCAAGCTCAGCCCTGAAGCTCAGGCACAGCTGCTCAGCCAGTCCATCAATACCCTGGGGAACGCCTGA
- a CDS encoding nicotinate-nucleotide adenylyltransferase codes for MSATPALALLGTSADPPTEGHRALLEGLAEHYGQVATWASDNPFKQHGAPLELRAQLLGALVEALGDPRIHHVQALSHPRALITLERAAERWPSQELVFVVGGDLAAQVPSWWKADELLQRCRLAVVPRQGFVLDPAALDAIRSLGGQPELVHLPVPATASSAIRRHPSPEQVPAALWAELVRHNLYGLGQQPSHTPR; via the coding sequence ATGAGCGCCACGCCCGCCCTGGCCCTGCTCGGCACCAGCGCCGACCCCCCCACCGAAGGCCACCGGGCGCTGCTGGAGGGGTTGGCCGAGCACTACGGCCAGGTGGCCACCTGGGCCAGCGATAACCCGTTCAAACAGCACGGTGCACCTTTAGAGCTGCGGGCGCAGCTGCTGGGCGCCTTGGTGGAAGCCCTCGGCGATCCACGCATCCACCACGTTCAGGCGCTCAGCCACCCACGGGCGTTGATCACACTGGAGCGGGCAGCCGAGCGCTGGCCGAGTCAAGAGCTGGTGTTTGTGGTGGGGGGCGATCTGGCCGCTCAGGTGCCGAGCTGGTGGAAGGCCGACGAGCTGCTGCAGCGCTGCCGGCTGGCAGTGGTGCCTCGCCAGGGGTTTGTGCTCGATCCGGCAGCGCTGGATGCGATTCGATCGCTAGGCGGGCAGCCAGAGCTCGTGCACCTGCCGGTGCCAGCCACCGCGAGCTCGGCAATCCGCCGCCATCCCAGCCCCGAACAGGTGCCGGCGGCGTTGTGGGCTGAACTGGTTCGTCACAATCTCTATGGCCTGGGGCAGCAGCCCTCCCACACGCCCCGTTAA
- a CDS encoding DUF3326 domain-containing protein, with protein sequence MSTALPLPTLLVIPTGIGCAVGGYAGDALPAARLLAAASGCLITHPNVMNGAALYWSDSRIHYVEGSSLDRFAAGALALQPVRQQRVGLLLDAGIEPELRQRHLQVADGCRATLGLDVGPVVTTDRPLEVSLSLGASGVSWGQLGQPEALLRAGLELKAAGATAIAVVARFPDDPESEALAAYRQGSGVDALAGAEAVISHLLSRELGLPCAHAPALSPLPLDPDLDPRAAGEELGFTFLPCVLVGLSRAPDLVPAAAGAAAIRIESVGAVIAPAGALGGAAVLACAERGIPVIAVENPCLLEVTAEALGLEVIPAASYSEAAGLVLALREGIAPGALRRPLAALQPQP encoded by the coding sequence ATGAGCACGGCGCTTCCGCTCCCCACCCTGTTGGTGATTCCCACCGGCATTGGCTGCGCCGTGGGCGGCTACGCCGGTGATGCGCTGCCGGCGGCTCGCTTGTTGGCGGCGGCGAGTGGCTGCCTGATCACCCATCCGAATGTGATGAATGGCGCGGCGCTCTATTGGAGTGATTCGCGGATTCACTACGTGGAGGGCTCCAGCCTCGATCGTTTTGCGGCAGGCGCCTTGGCGTTGCAGCCGGTGCGGCAGCAACGGGTGGGGCTGCTGTTGGATGCTGGTATCGAGCCAGAGCTGCGCCAACGGCATCTGCAGGTGGCCGATGGCTGCCGCGCCACGCTTGGCCTGGATGTGGGTCCGGTGGTGACCACCGATCGCCCGCTGGAGGTGAGCCTCAGCCTGGGTGCCAGCGGGGTGAGCTGGGGGCAGTTGGGCCAGCCGGAGGCGCTGCTGCGGGCGGGCCTGGAGCTGAAAGCCGCTGGTGCCACGGCGATTGCCGTGGTGGCCCGCTTTCCCGATGATCCTGAAAGCGAAGCCCTGGCGGCCTATCGCCAGGGCAGTGGTGTGGATGCCCTCGCCGGCGCGGAAGCGGTGATCAGCCACCTGCTCAGCCGTGAGCTGGGCTTGCCCTGTGCCCATGCCCCGGCCCTTAGTCCGCTGCCCCTGGATCCCGATCTTGATCCCCGGGCCGCAGGTGAGGAGCTGGGCTTCACGTTCCTGCCCTGCGTGCTGGTGGGCTTGAGCCGGGCTCCGGATCTGGTGCCTGCGGCAGCAGGGGCTGCGGCGATACGGATCGAATCGGTGGGCGCGGTGATTGCTCCGGCCGGTGCCTTGGGAGGTGCAGCCGTGTTGGCCTGCGCTGAACGCGGCATTCCGGTGATTGCCGTGGAGAACCCCTGCCTGCTGGAGGTGACAGCCGAGGCTTTGGGGTTGGAGGTGATCCCGGCTGCCAGCTACAGCGAGGCCGCTGGCTTGGTGCTGGCCCTGCGCGAGGGGATTGCGCCGGGGGCTCTGCGCCGGCCGTTAGCTGCGTTGCAGCCGCAACCCTGA
- a CDS encoding NAD+ synthase yields the protein MRLALAQINPLVGDLAGNGAQLLAACQAAALQGADLVVAPELALWGYPPRDLLLRPALRQRQQEVLERLASDLPEGLALLLGVSEPAGDGQQPDLFNSAALVEHGDWRIVARKRLLPSYDVFDEQRYFRPADEPYLLELERGGQCWRLGLTICEDLWVEEELYPQRLLGADPVAELQTLQPDLLINLSASPFGDGKAQLRRELAAAAARRLHCPVVYVNQVGGNDELVFDGGSFVAAASGRIQCQLAFATPDLGIWDTTTPARGSCDRAAALPDPNELLLRTLVLGVRDYARKCGFGKALLGLSGGIDSALVAAIAAAALGPDNVKALLMPSPWSSPGSINDSLALANRLGIATHTVPIEALMTSFDTALTPPLSAVPEGLTAENLQSRIRGTLLMAVANQQGQLLLATGNKSELAVGYCTLYGDMNGGLAVIGDLYKTGVFSLCAWLDSPQATHCRQDLGFPPNGELIGLAIRDKPPSAELRPDQQDSDSLPDYAVLDPVLQALLEEHQSPEELVTSGVDRAMADRVMQLLRRAEFKRRQAPPVLKLGQRSFGSGWRMPIAAA from the coding sequence ATGCGCCTCGCCCTCGCCCAGATCAATCCGCTGGTGGGCGATTTGGCCGGCAATGGTGCCCAGCTTCTGGCGGCCTGCCAAGCCGCCGCTCTCCAGGGAGCCGATCTGGTGGTGGCGCCGGAGCTGGCCCTCTGGGGCTATCCCCCCCGCGATCTGCTGCTGCGGCCAGCCCTGCGGCAGCGGCAACAAGAGGTGCTGGAGCGACTGGCCTCTGACCTCCCTGAGGGGCTGGCGTTGCTGCTTGGCGTGAGCGAGCCCGCCGGCGATGGCCAACAGCCTGATCTGTTCAACAGCGCTGCCCTGGTGGAGCACGGTGACTGGCGGATCGTGGCGCGCAAACGGCTACTGCCCAGCTACGACGTGTTCGACGAGCAGCGCTATTTCCGCCCCGCCGATGAGCCCTACTTGCTGGAGCTGGAGCGGGGCGGACAGTGCTGGCGCCTTGGCCTCACCATCTGCGAAGACCTCTGGGTGGAGGAGGAGCTGTACCCGCAGCGGCTGCTGGGCGCCGACCCCGTGGCGGAGTTGCAGACGCTCCAGCCCGATCTGCTGATCAACCTCTCGGCATCACCCTTTGGTGACGGCAAAGCGCAGCTGCGGCGCGAACTGGCGGCGGCGGCGGCGCGGCGCCTGCACTGCCCGGTGGTGTACGTGAACCAGGTGGGCGGCAACGACGAACTGGTGTTCGACGGCGGCAGTTTTGTGGCAGCAGCGAGCGGAAGGATCCAATGCCAGCTGGCCTTCGCCACACCTGATCTGGGCATTTGGGACACCACAACGCCAGCCCGTGGGAGCTGTGATAGAGCCGCCGCCCTGCCGGACCCCAACGAACTGCTGCTACGCACCTTGGTGCTGGGGGTGCGTGATTACGCGCGTAAGTGCGGCTTCGGCAAGGCGTTGCTGGGGCTCAGCGGCGGCATCGATTCAGCCCTGGTGGCAGCGATTGCCGCAGCGGCTTTGGGTCCAGACAATGTGAAGGCTTTGTTGATGCCCTCGCCCTGGAGCTCGCCCGGATCGATCAACGACTCCCTTGCCCTGGCCAATCGGTTGGGGATCGCCACCCACACCGTGCCGATCGAGGCGCTGATGACGAGCTTCGACACCGCCCTCACACCGCCACTGAGCGCGGTACCCGAAGGGCTCACGGCTGAAAACTTGCAATCGCGGATCCGCGGGACCTTGCTGATGGCGGTGGCCAACCAGCAGGGCCAACTGCTGCTCGCCACCGGCAATAAGTCGGAACTGGCGGTGGGCTACTGCACCCTCTATGGCGACATGAATGGCGGCCTGGCCGTGATCGGCGACCTCTACAAAACCGGCGTGTTCAGCCTCTGCGCCTGGCTGGATTCGCCGCAAGCCACACACTGCCGCCAGGATCTGGGTTTTCCGCCTAACGGTGAACTGATCGGCCTCGCGATTCGCGACAAACCGCCGAGCGCCGAATTACGGCCCGACCAACAAGACAGCGATTCGCTGCCCGACTACGCGGTGCTCGACCCTGTTCTCCAGGCGCTGCTCGAAGAGCACCAAAGCCCGGAAGAGCTTGTCACCAGTGGTGTCGATCGGGCTATGGCCGATCGCGTGATGCAGCTGCTACGACGCGCGGAGTTCAAACGCCGACAAGCGCCACCGGTGCTCAAGCTCGGCCAACGCTCCTTCGGTAGCGGCTGGCGGATGCCGATCGCAGCGGCCTGA
- the ald gene encoding alanine dehydrogenase, with amino-acid sequence MAGSIAPIASIGVPREIKPDERRVALTPDAVRELVSHGLQVRIEQGAGEGAGISDAAFETAGAAVVDQAEAWGAHLVVKVKEPQPEEFGFLRRDLVLFTYLHLAAYPAVGRALLDAGTTAIAYETVQLDDGSLPLLAPMSEIAGRLAAQVGARLLEKPQGGRGVLIGGCTGVRPARVVVLGAGSVGWNAARLAAAMDAEVLLLDLSPERLRRLEGQRQGRLVSLVSSRGLLERLVPSADLLIGAVLLPGDRAPTLVSEELVAQMQTGSVIVDVAIDQGGCIATSRETTHTDPVVTIHGVQHYAVGNMPGAVPFTSTEALVSVTLPYILAVAGRGLVEAVTDRPELVSGLNTVRGAVCHPGVAKALGLPTRHPMACLS; translated from the coding sequence ATGGCCGGCTCCATCGCCCCGATCGCCAGCATCGGCGTGCCGCGGGAAATCAAACCCGATGAACGGCGGGTTGCCCTCACACCCGATGCGGTGCGGGAGCTGGTGAGCCATGGCCTGCAGGTGCGCATCGAGCAGGGAGCCGGCGAAGGCGCTGGCATCAGCGATGCGGCGTTTGAAACCGCAGGGGCGGCCGTGGTGGATCAAGCGGAAGCCTGGGGTGCGCACCTGGTGGTGAAGGTGAAGGAGCCACAGCCAGAGGAATTCGGCTTTCTGCGGCGTGATCTGGTGCTGTTCACCTATCTGCACCTTGCCGCCTATCCCGCCGTAGGCCGTGCCCTGCTCGATGCCGGCACCACGGCCATCGCCTATGAAACCGTGCAGCTCGACGACGGCAGCCTGCCGCTGCTGGCACCGATGAGCGAAATCGCTGGCCGCCTCGCGGCGCAGGTGGGCGCCAGGCTGCTGGAGAAACCCCAGGGCGGCCGTGGCGTCTTGATCGGCGGCTGCACCGGCGTGCGGCCAGCGCGGGTGGTCGTGCTGGGGGCCGGCAGCGTGGGCTGGAATGCGGCGCGGCTGGCCGCCGCCATGGACGCAGAGGTGCTTCTGCTGGATCTCTCGCCCGAGCGGTTGCGGCGGTTGGAGGGTCAGCGGCAGGGGCGCCTGGTGAGCCTGGTTAGCAGCCGCGGCTTGCTGGAGCGGCTGGTGCCCAGCGCCGATCTGCTCATTGGCGCGGTGCTGCTCCCTGGCGATCGTGCACCCACCCTGGTGAGCGAGGAGCTCGTGGCTCAGATGCAAACGGGCTCGGTGATCGTGGATGTGGCCATCGACCAGGGCGGCTGCATTGCCACCAGCCGCGAAACCACCCACACCGATCCAGTGGTGACCATTCACGGCGTACAGCACTACGCCGTGGGCAACATGCCCGGCGCCGTGCCATTTACCTCCACAGAGGCCTTGGTGAGCGTCACCCTCCCCTACATCCTCGCCGTGGCCGGCCGTGGCCTGGTGGAAGCCGTCACCGATCGACCGGAGCTGGTATCGGGCCTCAACACCGTGCGTGGTGCCGTTTGCCATCCAGGGGTGGCCAAGGCCCTGGGGCTACCCACGCGCCATCCGATGGCCTGCCTGAGCTGA